TTTTTCGGTTTGATCAGACCTTCAGTAAGATGTCTCCAAGTCCACTCCCGCTCTAAATAACTGACCCATGTGCTTGCCAAAGGCCATTTCCGATGCATTTGtaagttctgtttctttttttgtttttggaggaagGTAACtgagtttaattaatttaaatggaggtactgctAAGCACGTAGTCCACTATTGAGCTATACGCTGCCCCCCATTTCTTTTCTAAGCTGTGAGTGATGATCCTTCCTGGTGAAATCTGAAAGCCCTTACCTTCTAGATTAGAGTAAGTTTTTAGGTCTGAGCAGCTTTTCAGCTGTTAGATGCTGGGTGGAAATGCTGGTTCCAACTGAGGAGCAGTGAGAAGTCTCTGGGCCTGGGACTGGAATGCTATGTGGGTTCCAAGGCCATGTTCAGTGGGTTTGGGGGCCGGAAGGCTGCAAAGGAAAGGACCGCGAGGAGGACTGGCTGAAGACTGGCAGTCCCCTTTCCACCCAGGGCCCTCTCCTTTTATTCTCTGTCCCCAGCATCTGGGCCTTTATGACATCAAAGTCTCTGGCCAATCACAGCACTCACCCTTCACTGTCACAATGGGCCCTTCAAGGCAATTTGTGGAGGACAAATTTACTACCAGagtaaatatatactttttttttgcttttgccaGTTGGCATGCCTGAGCAATGGCAATTATTGAAGTCATAGGAACTTTAATTTCTGGGAGATTTAGTTTTGGGGAGTGGTCTATATTTTAAGGATGAACTTATTTTAAGGGTGATATTTAGAAATATGAACAAACAAAATTAGGTTAAAGCTATTCAAGGGCATCACTAACAAGATGATTAAGAGCATGCCAAAAGCACTGAGAGTTAACAGAATAGTTTGGTGACAAAAAAGGAATCTGTACTAATTGGGCATTTAAAAAAGTAGTCACCTTACATGAGAGACTGTATTAGGGTTATCCAGAGAAACAGTGCCagtaagatgtgtgtgtgtgtgtgtgtagagagatttattgtaaggaattggctcatgtgattatgaaGGCTGAAAAGTCCAGACCCAAGAGAGCTGATGGTGTATTTCTAGTCTAAATTGGATGCCAAAGGCAGGAGAGGACTGATGTCCCATGAAGAAGACAGTCATGCAGAGCTTTTTCCCCAATCAACCTTCAGTGGACTGAATGAGGCACACTTTCCACTAAGTTATGGAAATAGTGGAAACATACTTAACTTATAAAACCAGTGTAGGAAATTTAGGAAGTTTGAATCACGAGAAATTTAATCTTGGTCTTAGACAAAACCAAAATACTGggctaacattttttttaaatgatagaatAAAGCCTGAATCatgctgaagtttttttttttttttttttaattgatgccTTACTATCTCATAAGGAGTCACAAAGGCTACTAGgtaaatatacttttaatttttactagATTCCCAGTTTATCATAAAAGGATATAACCCAGGAACAGCCAGATTGAAGAGGTGCGCGgggcaaggtatggggaaagggCACGGAGCATCCAGGCCCCGGCTGAGCACacctccctcccagcacctccacgtgttcaccagcCCGGACGCTCTTAAGTATACTTGCTAGTGTCCATAAAGAGAAACAGcttaataacatttttcttttttcttattttgacaaGCTTAGCTTTATCCAAACTAAATGTTCATAGAGTATACTTTAGCAACTGAATGCATTTTTTGATGAATAACTCCTTCACATTTTCaagagagggaaaagagaagaagtGTGATAGAAAAAATAAGAGGGAATTGGATTTAGATAGCTAATCACTTTTCTCTgtagggagagaggagaaagtgtagacatgcacacacacacgagagTGTCCTACCTGGTTCTGACATCATTTGGGTCCTTGACAATTATATCAAGTCATAAGATATTTAAAGCCAGCACTTGCCGATTCCTGAGGTACAGAAAGAATGTGATGCCTCCTGTGTGAAACAAAATGACCTGTTGCTTAGGCAAACAAGATAATTTCCTCATGAGATTTTTGTATTTTGGTGTCTAAAGCctccataaaataatggctaaatGTTGATGCTTGTTGACAAAAACCCCATTAccaatcaagaagaaaaaagaattttattcaagccaaactGAGAATTATAACATGGCAGACAGACTCTCAGAGCTCTGAGAAGTATGCTGCCTCTTAGAAGTGGAAGGCACATTTATCACATACTTTTAGGAGACAAAGGATCAAAGATCAAAATGACACAttgacattttatataaagttcaacAAAGATACATAGTCTAGGTAACACATACAAAGAGTGCAGCAAGTCACCATGACCACTTATGCAGTTGGAAAAGAACGCTAATCTTTTAAGAAGTTACAGTGTTAACAtcagaagaaaagggaggaaaaaatatcTTTACAGTCGCGCAGGCACTCCCACCTTTGAGGAGGTCTGGTTAATGTGTGGTGCTGAGGCACACCACAcgttagggagggagggaggaggcccagacagagaattttatgtttaaaatttcctGGCTTGCCTTAAGATGCACATTTTATTTCATCACATTTATGCCAGCTGACACTTTTGTTTACCTAACATGTACACGATTTCTGACTTTAAGCCATTAACCAGTtgtggaaagagcactggaaaTAACACCAAAGTGGTCCTGAGCACTAGGGGTGCTGATGAGGGAGGAGATTCTCACATTTTACGTGAGTTTTTGCCAAAGAACGTTTTAGGGAGGCAGTTTTTGAGTTCAAATTGTGTTTAGAACCTTCTCATATCAATTAAAGAAAACAGACCATTGGACAGtcagaaatttgtttttgttttttgttctaaGACATCTCTCAAATGAGTAATTTTGTCCATATCAAAATTCCTCAAAAGTGGCCACTATAATTCCAAGTTATTTTTGGTGAAATTGAGCCTGTGAGAAAGATATACGCACAGGCATTAGCAACATAGTGAGAAAACATCCAGGAAGCAGGTATTTCAGAGTTTTAAGTGGATATGACCCCAGAGAACTGGGTGTGCGACCAGAGGTGCGTAACTTTTCATCTGGGAGCTTGTCAAAGGCCAGTCATCGCCAGTCAAGAGTTTTCAAGCGCGTAGAAGACAAAACTCTTAGAGCACGATTTTCAAGAGCTGGACACTGTGGTGAGAGCAAGGGAAATCTTAAACCTGGTAATATTCTCAGTAAGCTGAGTTTCCAAGACCAGTGAAATGAGGTAACAGAATGAATTAACATTTCCGGGGAAACCTGCCCTTGTGTAGacctgttactgagtccaagctcatactccTCACTGCAGGCCAGGCTGATAAACTGAGAGACGAgtttttggggcaaggaatagtgactttatttggaaagccagcagaagaTGGTGGACCAATGttccaaagaaccatcttccctgagttagaattcaggtttctttcATAGTAAAACAGAAGGGGGTAAAATCCTGGCTCGGCCAGACTCTGGAGGGGAGGTGTTATGTCTTTCTTCCTGTAGCCATTCACAAGTGGGCCTGGTCAGGTTTAGTTTAATGCttattacctgggaggcagggttcccagcaATGGGCCATTATGTGTAATTAAAGCTTATAGGCAAGATCCCTTTAGCGATTAACTTGTCATAGAATACAAAGGTTCTTCTCTAGTACAGAGATGGGGTGCTGGGGAAAGAAGTGGGCGGCTCACTTGGGCCTAGACAAGTGGCAGGAGTGGGTGAGCAGAGCCAGGGAAGGAAGAGCCAGAGGGCTTTTCTCTCACCTTATCAATGACCTCATGCAAGGGACAGGCTCACAGCAGTCCCTGGGAAGAGTCAAGGGCACAAATGCCCATTGGAGGAAGTTGCCAGTGgcaggctgctgggtggggaaCACCTGTGGAGTGGGGTGTAGTGGAGATTAACTCTTAGATTCAGTGGTGCCTATGGACTGCTTCACATCAGGTGGGCAGCACCAGGCAGATGAGGAGAAAAGCCTAGTTGGATGACCTGGGGTCAGTCTAAGAGGTTGGCCATCCCATCTCCCGTCCGCACGGTGGGCCAGCACTCTGTGACACTTGGCAGCTGCTGGGTCCACAGTGTGGGGAGGCCCCAAGGTCAGAGGCGGCTTGGGGAGGATTTAAggtggccctgggctgggggctgaatCTCAGCAGATGGTAACCAGGGAACAGGTCTAATTCTCAGGGAGGTGAGGCTGTCAAGAGGGTATGAAGCCTAAGGTGAGCCAAACCCAGCTGAGTAGGGAGTGGACCTATGAGAAATTCCTAACCCAAGAACCCCTGGCTTCCACTGTGCTAAAAATGAACTGACCCTGACAGAGAAGGACACCCTCCCTTGTCTATTCTAGAAAAAAACAGATGCCACTGTGGACCCACGTGGTGGGACTGGTGGAAGTCAGGAACTATGGGAAGGGAAAGGGTGGGTGCCAGGGACACCTCTAGGTTGGGGATATTGGGCACTCCAACAGAGAGGACTGGAGGAAGGATGAGGAATGTGTGTGGGGCTGCGCTGCAGAGGTCTTAGGTCACCAGGCAGAATCTAGGCTGATAGGATGGGAAACGGTTTACACAATAAAGATCAGGTTGCTAGGAGACCCCAGTCTTCTACTGCTCCTTTTCCTGTCTGAAGCTCCCTCCACACActcctcccctgcagcccctTCTGACAGGTGAGTGTCAAACCTTCATACCTTTTTGGTCCCCTAGCTCCTAGTCAGCCCCGATCTGTTCAACTTGCTGTGCTCTTGCCACCAGCTACCCTGATTCTGGGAATCCCTGTGGGATGTGCTGACTTCCTCATGGCCTTGTGGACCATCAAGGGACAGTGGGGAGGTCCTCTCTGCCTGAGGGCAAATCAGAGCATCACGTAGGATGCAGGTGTCAGGACCTTGAAAGCTAGTTGTCTTGGTTGACATTCTAGGTAGTGTACCTTAATGTTTCTCAGGGATGATGGTCACTGTGCATTCTAAAAAATGTGAAGCGACTATCAAGCTtgacagaaagaaagcaggaagagTCCCCAGACTGGCTAATAGACCCACACCAATAGCGGATTTACCCTGAGCCCAGGAAGCTTCAGCTTTGCAGCCCCTCTCCAGGACTGGTCCTGGAAAATGTTCCCGTGGTGTATGAGTTCCCCTTTGCTGCTGTAGCAAATCGCCACAAACTTAGCTGCTTGGAACAAGAGCCATTTATGATCTCACAGAGCTGTAGGTCCTGAGCCTGGCAAGTGTGGCTTCATCCTCTGCTTAGGGTCTCACAAGACCACCTTAAGGTTTTGTCTACCCTTAGCTCTtacctggaggctctggggaaaatCTACTTCTAGGCTCATTCATTTTGTTGACagactttctttccttctcacagTCTTCACTTAGCCTCTGCCATCATCAGGCCAGCACTGTTGGGAGGGTCCTTTTCATGCTTAGcttctcttccatttcttctgCTCCATCTCTCTGAGCCCAGCCAGAGAAAGCGCTCTCCTTTTCAGAGCCCAAATCATCAGATTGGGGCACCCAGGTGATACAGGATAATGTCCCCCTAGTTCAAGGTCCATAATTTTAATTACACCTGCACAGTCCCTTTTTGACATAATAAAACATATCCACAAGTTCTGAGCGTTCAggcatggacatctttgggggaccaATACACTGACTACATGTGGTCATGTTTTTGTAAAGTTTGcaagagtgattttttttgtcttgtatAAGATCCAGCATTCTCCATTCTTCTCTTCATCTAAGACAGTGTTTTTGAACCTCTAGCTCATTAATCATTGCTGCTTCCTTTATGAAATGAGCTTAAGCAATGGCATTAACGAGCATTTTCTTAAGGAGTACAGAAGTGAATTGCATAGAAAATATTAGACTGTTGTACGTGACcatttgaaatgaaaatgttcgtattcacacacacacatatctggaCTAGATCAAGATGTAAAGTATACTTTTTAGTATACtttgttaaattaaaatgttaaaatttgaaaagataattaagaaaaaaaaaaccaccctagAATTCATCAGAGCCTCCAGGTAGGCCTGCTCCTGGTCCTGGGTAGATTTCTGGAGCAACTGGGACAACAGAGTCCGGGCACAGTTTGTTTATAGAAGCTCAGGGGCTGGTGGCTCCCTTTGACCCTCGCTATGTCGGCTCAGCCCTCCACCCTCAGCATGGAGGGCTGAAGATGCTGTTGTTCTGTGTTGTCTCCATTTCCCCCTTTGTAGCTATGTCTAACAGTGAGATCGGACAGGGGAAGAAACCTCTAGATACGTTTTTCTGGATTAACGAGGTAACTGGAGAAATTACCTACACTTCGCTGAAGGCAGACGcacctgcagcttctccagctccTCTTGAGAAGGTCGGAGAGAGGCCAAGACCTGGGCGCGGGAGCCTGCAGGGGGCTCCTCCCAGAGCCCAGGGTGCGGCCAGCACCCCTGCGCAGAAGCCCGCCCCGCCACCCTCTCCTAAGGCTTCACTGAAAGACACTGGCTCAAGAAACTCCCTCCCATCCACACCGACCCATCTCCCGGCCAAAGCGAGAGCCACAAGTCCCCCGCCGTTCTCAGTAATTCCTAGCAGCATCTCACCACCAGGAGGCGCTCTGCCCGCATTCGGCCCCCTTGAACCAGCCCCTCTGCCCGTTGCCTCTACTTTTCCTCCCAGCCCTTCTGCCCCCTGGGCCTTCACCTGCAAGCTGGAAAATGCCCTTACCGGGAATAACCGATTTGCCTTTTAAGCTTGAGAGAATTTGCCTGGCGACGGCCTCTAAGCCTTTTCTGAGCCACTGTGACCAGAGCAGCCTGTGATGTGCGCCTTCATGCCCTGTGAGGACCCACCTGCCTCTCCTAGAAGCACTCGGGACCACCCGCGGAGTTCTTACAGGAATGAGCCCAATGCTTTCCAACCCAATATAAATTTAACTTAGATTTGACACGTTTTCTAGAACTTCCTTTATCTCCGGAGACATCTTggtatttttaactctttaaGGTTCA
The genomic region above belongs to Camelus bactrianus isolate YW-2024 breed Bactrian camel chromosome 17, ASM4877302v1, whole genome shotgun sequence and contains:
- the LOC141573710 gene encoding uncharacterized protein C3orf86-like, with the protein product MLLFCVVSISPFVAMSNSEIGQGKKPLDTFFWINEVTGEITYTSLKADAPAASPAPLEKVGERPRPGRGSLQGAPPRAQGAASTPAQKPAPPPSPKASLKDTGSRNSLPSTPTHLPAKARATSPPPFSVIPSSISPPGGALPAFGPLEPAPLPVASTFPPSPSAPWAFTCKLENALTGNNRFAF